One Cytobacillus luteolus genomic window carries:
- a CDS encoding S-layer homology domain-containing protein encodes MKIKKVGLLSLSAALSLSVFSSTAAANVTNQTEQKQVITIANVDSQISKEELIKQFKKLFPNKFDFLTSKDFHFNTGHRYPEDDEAIIRYSLSFNKEMNGKHLHGSVEFVGKELTIQSFYYRPFDVKDALFPAKVSQKEALEMATSFIDGQYPNENYQLSDNQDMYYPMPRSLTEPIQYRFNFDRLENGIPVSGQNMNITILGNGEMVELYSGQYYREKSNYENKANIISSDAAKEKIKSNLGVSLQYMIDFDYRNEEAKVKLIYGVEPPIFGMSAKNGKWLVGQEFVDTLPGMNPIKMLSSSAVTGTTKPINEKEAKAIAEKLLKPGDENTKLRIEEIYEHENKMLGKTVYSVHYQYQSKNSGYGSTIEIDKNTGEVISFHDITRDMHYETKVEATKEEAKKEEEKKAGVSYEKALEAAVEAVRKYTPSVMHEYSYPTYSEKQESYEGRYHFSFPRIKNGIIVQGDSINIGIDKEGAISHYNVHSPIIKEWPNVEKVVSKDKALNAYLEELNVKLTYSKIKYDSKDYMLMYHTEFKNAFNHYNAVTGKWERPSHYPTQPEQPGMEVKHPTAEKELNYLIQMGIIKVDDPSTFNADQPVSRGEALEILMKSIVNYYEFDRIDEKKEGTFVNIKKEHDLYNVIELAAQQNIIDTSKKSFPVEYNITKQELAYWYVRALGLDEAAKHHDIFKLSFKDANKIQKEYTGYIALADKLGLLEANKANMYHATSNVTLAEIAVSITTLAQKMSEKRQGYYY; translated from the coding sequence TTGAAAATTAAAAAAGTAGGACTATTATCTTTATCAGCTGCTCTTTCACTGAGTGTATTTTCGAGTACAGCTGCCGCAAATGTAACGAACCAAACTGAACAAAAACAAGTTATCACTATTGCAAATGTAGATTCACAGATTTCTAAGGAAGAACTTATTAAACAGTTTAAAAAACTATTTCCAAATAAATTCGATTTTCTAACTTCAAAAGACTTTCACTTTAATACAGGCCACCGCTATCCAGAAGATGATGAAGCAATTATTCGTTATAGCCTTTCTTTTAACAAAGAAATGAATGGGAAGCACCTACATGGTAGTGTTGAGTTTGTAGGAAAAGAATTAACGATTCAGTCATTTTACTACAGACCATTTGATGTTAAAGATGCCTTATTCCCTGCAAAAGTAAGTCAAAAAGAGGCTCTTGAAATGGCCACATCATTTATTGATGGACAATATCCAAACGAAAACTACCAATTAAGTGATAACCAGGATATGTATTACCCAATGCCAAGAAGCTTAACGGAACCAATTCAATATCGCTTTAACTTTGATAGATTAGAAAATGGTATACCAGTAAGTGGGCAAAACATGAATATAACGATATTGGGCAACGGTGAAATGGTTGAGTTATACAGTGGGCAATATTATAGAGAAAAGTCAAATTATGAAAATAAGGCAAATATTATCTCAAGTGATGCAGCCAAAGAAAAGATCAAGTCAAATCTTGGTGTGTCATTACAATACATGATTGATTTTGACTATCGAAATGAAGAAGCGAAGGTTAAATTAATATATGGAGTAGAACCTCCTATTTTCGGCATGAGTGCGAAAAATGGAAAATGGCTAGTAGGACAAGAATTTGTAGACACACTACCTGGAATGAACCCAATCAAGATGCTTTCTTCCTCTGCGGTCACTGGAACAACAAAGCCGATTAATGAAAAAGAAGCTAAGGCCATTGCAGAGAAACTATTAAAACCAGGTGATGAAAATACGAAACTAAGAATAGAAGAAATTTACGAGCATGAAAATAAAATGCTAGGTAAAACAGTTTATTCTGTACACTATCAATACCAAAGTAAGAACTCAGGCTATGGTTCTACAATAGAAATAGACAAAAATACTGGAGAAGTTATCAGCTTCCACGATATTACGAGAGATATGCATTATGAAACAAAAGTCGAGGCTACAAAAGAAGAAGCAAAAAAAGAGGAAGAGAAAAAAGCAGGAGTATCTTATGAAAAAGCTTTAGAAGCTGCAGTTGAAGCTGTAAGAAAGTACACGCCTTCAGTTATGCATGAGTATTCATACCCTACTTATAGTGAAAAACAAGAATCCTATGAGGGACGTTACCATTTCTCATTCCCAAGAATTAAGAATGGTATCATTGTTCAAGGAGACTCAATTAACATTGGAATTGATAAAGAGGGAGCGATTTCACATTACAACGTTCACTCCCCGATTATTAAAGAATGGCCGAATGTTGAAAAAGTAGTATCTAAAGATAAGGCATTAAATGCTTATTTAGAAGAGTTAAATGTTAAACTAACATACTCAAAAATCAAGTATGATAGCAAAGATTATATGTTAATGTACCACACTGAATTCAAGAATGCGTTTAATCATTATAATGCTGTGACAGGTAAGTGGGAAAGACCAAGTCATTATCCTACTCAACCTGAACAACCAGGAATGGAAGTTAAGCACCCAACAGCAGAAAAAGAATTAAACTACTTAATTCAAATGGGAATCATTAAAGTGGATGATCCAAGTACTTTTAACGCCGATCAACCTGTTTCAAGAGGAGAAGCTCTAGAAATTCTTATGAAGTCGATTGTAAATTATTATGAGTTTGATCGAATTGATGAGAAGAAAGAAGGCACCTTTGTTAACATTAAAAAAGAACATGATTTATACAATGTAATAGAACTAGCAGCACAACAAAACATTATAGACACAAGTAAAAAATCGTTCCCGGTAGAATACAATATTACGAAACAAGAATTAGCATATTGGTATGTCCGTGCACTCGGACTTGATGAAGCAGCTAAGCACCATGATATTTTCAAGCTATCATTCAAAGACGCTAATAAAATTCAAAAAGAATACACTGGATATATTGCTCTAGCTGATAAACTAGGTTTATTAGAAGCTAATAAGGCCAACATGTACCATGCAACATCAAATGTAACTCTTGCAGAAATAGCAGTATCAATTACAACACTAGCTCAAAAAATGAGTGAAAAAAGACAAGGATACTATTATTAA
- a CDS encoding transglutaminase domain-containing protein produces MKKLIIVIATLSFLLVGNSGVMATSSCEGVGPDTNIWWGKLKLRDGQIGKVTVKQAINLWTRENNKLVFSRILQPGEEYSVYRYDEKFGGQYGLGANLWVTKNPVNITYTTPSKKKIERLACKQQAQNGRTGANHPSVITKEKGLYAVLLDTIQNVKDKVTIQSLAIKTNDRAILDEQFSKNFIELSKTLEQINAENPEIFYYRGTHYKSNGELTFTYSHTPSDVQKMRQELDTKIKAIIESIDTNLSNYEKVKKVHDYIVLTSEYDYQNLLSNTLPSESYSIYGVLVKNVAVCDGYSKTMNLLLSKLGIEAKYISGMGDGIPHSWNLVKLDGQWYHVDATWNDPVPDRKGMVRYDYFLVSDEVMEETHVWKKASFPTAAKNYTHK; encoded by the coding sequence ATGAAAAAACTAATTATCGTAATAGCAACTTTATCCTTTTTGTTAGTAGGCAATTCAGGTGTAATGGCAACAAGTTCTTGTGAAGGAGTAGGACCAGACACTAATATTTGGTGGGGGAAACTAAAACTTCGAGATGGGCAAATAGGAAAAGTAACTGTTAAACAAGCTATCAACCTTTGGACCCGTGAAAATAATAAGCTTGTATTCTCTCGTATATTGCAACCAGGAGAAGAGTACTCAGTCTACCGTTATGATGAGAAGTTTGGAGGACAATATGGTTTAGGGGCAAATCTATGGGTTACGAAAAACCCCGTAAACATAACTTATACAACCCCTTCTAAGAAAAAAATTGAACGTCTTGCATGTAAACAGCAAGCGCAAAACGGAAGAACAGGAGCAAATCACCCCTCTGTAATTACAAAGGAAAAGGGTTTGTATGCTGTCCTACTTGATACAATTCAAAATGTTAAAGATAAGGTTACTATACAGTCTCTAGCTATAAAAACAAACGATCGTGCTATTTTAGATGAACAATTTAGTAAAAACTTTATTGAACTATCAAAAACCCTTGAGCAAATAAATGCTGAGAATCCAGAAATTTTTTATTATAGGGGAACACACTACAAGTCTAATGGCGAACTAACCTTTACCTACTCACATACACCATCTGATGTTCAAAAAATGAGGCAGGAACTAGATACTAAAATAAAGGCAATTATAGAAAGCATTGATACGAACTTATCAAACTATGAAAAAGTTAAAAAAGTACATGATTATATTGTCTTAACTTCTGAATATGACTATCAAAACTTACTTTCAAATACACTTCCAAGTGAATCCTATAGCATCTATGGAGTTTTAGTGAAGAATGTGGCGGTATGTGATGGGTATTCGAAAACGATGAATTTACTTCTTTCGAAATTAGGAATTGAAGCGAAATATATCTCAGGAATGGGAGATGGGATTCCGCACTCTTGGAATCTGGTTAAGTTGGATGGACAGTGGTATCATGTAGACGCAACCTGGAATGATCCCGTACCGGATCGAAAAGGTATGGTCCGCTATGATTATTTCTTAGTATCCGATGAGGTTATGGAGGAAACACATGTTTGGAAGAAAGCTAGTTTTCCTACAGCAGCCAAAAATTATACCCATAAATAA
- a CDS encoding Ig-like domain-containing protein, which yields MPIKTYHKIVSILLLVCFTFLFIKDVQAISYPAIVSSTPSPNNLHTPIDSVITVTYNDKVKNVYSSLVKLYEKTSLGFTKEVFLQDVKKDNDSIKLITLNELKLNKEYKVVVPAYVVELNNGYYPHEYTFTFSTNYMEFYELMVLNEAKLTQVLSIYSPRQLKVFTPKRYIEEVHILHKNKGKFEDNQISTDGVTNIDIKTIGTEVKNVHVDIKKDGRLVNKGFARKFNYDSKTGSLNFDIGFSKMPGYYDVIVRVFDMNNQEIDAKIIKFGTTDGKLITDIKETYKYETAGKSFTLQQLLADEKLFNTLMKENEIRKVKVQVNSRP from the coding sequence ATGCCTATAAAAACCTACCATAAGATCGTTTCTATCTTACTACTAGTCTGTTTTACTTTTCTATTTATAAAAGATGTACAAGCTATAAGTTACCCAGCAATCGTTTCTTCGACACCTTCTCCTAATAACTTACATACACCGATAGATTCTGTTATTACGGTTACATATAATGATAAGGTGAAAAATGTTTACTCTAGTTTGGTAAAATTATATGAAAAGACAAGTCTTGGTTTTACGAAAGAAGTTTTTCTTCAAGACGTGAAAAAAGACAATGATTCGATAAAACTCATAACGTTGAATGAGTTGAAGCTAAATAAAGAATACAAGGTTGTCGTGCCTGCATATGTTGTCGAACTTAATAATGGATATTACCCACATGAATATACGTTTACATTTTCGACGAACTATATGGAGTTTTATGAGTTAATGGTCTTAAATGAAGCAAAATTGACTCAGGTTTTATCAATTTACTCACCTCGTCAGCTTAAGGTATTCACTCCAAAACGTTATATTGAAGAGGTACATATTTTACATAAAAACAAAGGTAAATTTGAAGATAATCAAATATCAACCGATGGTGTTACGAATATCGACATTAAAACAATAGGTACGGAAGTTAAGAACGTACATGTCGATATTAAAAAAGATGGAAGACTTGTTAACAAGGGGTTTGCTAGAAAGTTCAATTATGATTCTAAAACTGGATCACTTAACTTTGATATTGGATTTTCAAAGATGCCCGGTTATTATGATGTAATCGTGAGAGTTTTTGATATGAATAACCAAGAGATTGATGCCAAAATAATTAAATTCGGAACTACTGATGGAAAGTTGATTACTGATATAAAAGAAACATATAAATACGAGACAGCTGGGAAGTCGTTCACTTTACAACAGCTTCTTGCTGATGAGAAGTTGTTTAACACACTAATGAAAGAAAATGAGATTCGCAAAGTAAAAGTTCAGGTCAATTCAAGACCATGA
- a CDS encoding Ig-like domain-containing protein translates to MMKRSIVYKIVFIVPIGLLLGLVLYSPSTLSLTEDQLPSQVTSNPNKEWTVSFNMAVSPATVSANTIYIVDENNKKIPSKLLVGKDGLSVTVTPRTSYIEGAQYYLIVDDALRSTKKLFLWADTVMPFKYKKSNATSTRAKEQAGEDKKPAAAISSISVKSKHFTYLSEFTVQTTNNSIVKIIIEGSEMQYEGNNTFTANLAGIKSGDKLSIKGYNSENKVVERLSYDVE, encoded by the coding sequence ATGATGAAAAGATCAATTGTTTACAAGATAGTATTTATTGTACCAATTGGACTATTGCTAGGATTAGTTCTTTATTCACCATCCACTCTCTCATTGACGGAGGATCAACTACCCTCACAGGTAACAAGTAATCCTAATAAGGAATGGACTGTTTCATTTAATATGGCGGTTTCTCCTGCAACTGTTTCTGCCAACACCATCTATATAGTAGATGAAAATAATAAAAAGATTCCTTCAAAATTATTAGTCGGAAAAGATGGGTTAAGTGTTACAGTTACCCCTCGTACATCTTATATAGAAGGTGCTCAGTATTATCTTATTGTGGATGATGCTCTAAGATCGACTAAGAAATTGTTTTTATGGGCTGATACCGTTATGCCGTTCAAATACAAAAAAAGCAATGCAACATCAACGAGGGCTAAGGAACAAGCCGGTGAGGATAAAAAGCCCGCTGCAGCGATCTCCAGTATTTCGGTAAAGAGCAAGCATTTTACCTATTTATCTGAGTTCACGGTTCAAACAACAAATAACTCGATTGTAAAAATCATAATTGAAGGATCTGAAATGCAGTATGAAGGTAATAACACATTTACTGCGAACCTAGCTGGTATAAAATCAGGCGACAAACTGTCTATTAAAGGCTATAATTCTGAAAATAAAGTTGTGGAAAGATTATCTTATGATGTGGAATGA